AGCGGCGCACCGGGCAGGCCCTCGCCCCCGAGCAGGAGGAGGCCGTCAAGCTCGCGCTGACCTCCAAGGTGGCGGTGCTCACCGGCGGCCCCGGCTGCGGCAAGAGCTTCACCGTCCGGTCGGTGGTGGAACTGGCGGCCGCGAAGAAGGCCAAGATCGTCCTGGTGGCGCCGACCGGGCGGGCGGCCAAGCGCCTCGCCGAGCTGACCGGGCACGAGGCCGCGACCGTCCACCGCCTCCTCCAGCTCCAGCCCGGCGGCGACCCCAAGTTCGACCAGGACAACCCCCTCGACGCCGACCTGGTCGTGGTGGACGAGTGCTCGATGGTCGACCTGATCCTCGCGAACAAGCTGGTGAAGGCGATCCCGCGCGGCGCGCACCTGCTGCTCGTCGGGGACGTCGACCAGCTCCCCTCGGTCGGCGCGGGCGAGGTTCTCGCCGACCTGCTCGGCGCGGAGGTCATCCCCCGCGTCCGCCTCACCAGGATCTTCCGGCAGGCGCAGCAGTCCGGCATCGTCGTCAACGCGCACCGCGTCAACAACGGCGACCACCCCCGCACGCACGGCTACCCCGACTTCTTCCTGTTCCCCTGCGAGGACCAGGAGGAGGCCGCCCGGCTCACCGTCGACGTCGTCGCCAACCGCATCCCCCGCAAATTCGGCCTCGACCCGCGCCGGGACGTGCAGGTCCTCACGCCCATGCACCGGGGCGCCGCAGGGTCCGGGGCGCTGAACGCGCTGCTGCAGGAGGCCCTGACCCCGCACGACGACAGGCGTCCCGAACGCCGGTACGGCGGGCGCGTCTTCCGCGTCGGCGACAAGGTCACCCAGCTGCGCAACAACTACGACAAGGGCGAGGCGGGCGTCTTCAACGGCACGGTCGGGGTCGTCACGTCCGTCTCGCTCGAAGAGCAGTCGCTCACCGTCCTGACCGACGAGGACGAGAGCGTCGAGTACGCCTTCGACGAGCTGGACGAGCTCGCCCACGCCTACTCGATCACGATCCACCGGTCGCAGGGCAGCGAGTACCCCGCCGTCGTCATCCCGCTCACGACCGGCGCGTGGACGATGCTGCGCCGCAACCTCCTCTACACGGGCATCACCCGCGCGAAGAAGCTCGTCGTCCTGGTCGGGTCACGCCGCGCGCTGGCCGCCGCCGTCCGCACCGCCGGCGCCGGCCGCCGCCACACCGCGCTGGCGCACCGCCTCTCCCGCTGACGCCCCCGGGAGGCGCGTCCGGCCGCCGAAACATTTCGCCGGGGGGCGTTTCCCGGGCCGTCAGAAGCCCGGCGGCGGGGGCGCGGTGCTCTTGCGGACGACCAGGCTGGTGGACAGTTCCAGCCGCGTCGCGACGGCCTCCCCGGCGCGGATGCCGAGCAGTATCTGCGTGGCCGACTCCGCCATCTGCCGGAGCGGCTGGTGCACGGTCGTCAGCGCGGGGCTCGCCCACGGGGCGACCGCGACGTCGTCGTATCCCACGACCGACAGGTCGTCCGGGACGCGCAGCCCGTGGACGCGCGCGGCCTCCAGCACCCCGAGCGCCTGCAGGTCGCTCCCCGCGAAGATCGCGCTGGGCCGGTCGGGCCGCCCGAGCATCTCCATCGCCCGCTCGAAGCCGCCCTGGACGTGGAAGTCGCCGTAGGCGACCAGCGACGGGTCGACCTCCAGCCCGGCCATGCTCATCGCGGAGCGGAACCCGTCCAGCCGCGCGACCGAGCACAGCATGTCCTCGGGCCCGGTGATGATCGCGATGCGCCGGTGGCCCTGGTCGATGAGGTGGCGGGTGGCCGCCAGCCCGCCGGACCAGTTGGCCGAGCCGACCGACGGGACGTCCGGCTCGGGGTCCCCGGCGGGGTCGATGATGACGAACGGGATCGAGCGGGCCCGCAGCCGCTTCTTGTGCTCGGGCGCGAGGCTGGAGAACAGCAGGACGACGCCGAGGGGGCGGCGCCGCAGCACCCCGCCGATCCACTCCGGTCCGGGGGAGTGGCGGGTGCCGCTCTCGGTCAGCACCACGCTCGCGTCGTTGGCCTTCGCGACGTTCTCCACCCCGCGGATCAGCTCCATGGTCCACAGGCTCTCGATCTCGTGCAGGACGATCTCGATGAGCGGGGCGTCGGGGGCCGCCCGGACGCCGCGCTGGTAGCCGTGGTGCTCCAGCAGCCGCTCCACCCGCAGCCGGGTGTTGCGCGCCACGTCCTCGCGCCCGTTCAGGACTTTCGAAACCGTCGAAACGGAGACGCCGGCCTGATCGGCCACCGTGGCCAGGGTCACCCGGCCGCCTTCCTCGTCCTGTCCCATGCCCGAAGCATAAGGATCTCGCCGCGCCCACCGAAAGTTGACCTTCCGGGACTAGCGCCGGACTAGCGCCGCCGGGGGCGGCGGACGCGGGGGCCCCCGCTCTCCTCGGCGTTGCGCTCGGCCGCCGCGGCGGCGGCCTCGGCCGCCTTGCGGAGCTGGTGCCCGGCCTGCTGCACGACGCGGACGGGCCGCTCGGGCAGGTGCCGGGTCGCGCCGCGGTGCCGCCGCCAGTGCTCGCGGGCGCGGGCCCGGTGCTCGACCCGCAGGTTCTCGATGAGCCGGTCGAGGTCCATGGACACCTCGCCGTACAGCGGCCACGGGTTCCCGGCCGCGGCGCGCTCGTGCAGCCGCCGCGCCAGCCGGGCGCGGCGCTCGCGGGCGATGTCGACCCGCATCTCCAGGTCCTGCTCGGCGCGGAAGGGCCGCGCGTCGCGGGCGATGTCGGAGCGGGCCAGCCGGCCGTACGCCGCGATGCTCGCGGCGACCGCGGCGAGCGCGTCGCCGAGCTCGCGGCGCAGGTCGGGGTCGGTCAGCAGCCGCCCGTGCGCGCCGAGCCGGTCGTCGTCGGCCAGGGACCGGGTCAGCCCCCGCAGCGACAGGGTGAAGTGCTCGATCGTCTCCATGGCGTTGCGCAGCGCCACCCCGGCGTCGATGAGCCGCCGCGCCCGTGCGCGCGGGTTGAGCCGGACGCTCTCCTCCGCGGCGCTGAGGTCCCGGTCGATGCGGCCGATCTCGCGGGCGAGCCGCTCGGCGGCGTCCTGCCAGCGGGCCGCCTCGCCCTCGGCGCGCTCGCCGCGCAGTCCGTCGGCGATGTCCTGGAGCAGCGCCCGCAGCTGCTCGGTGATGTGCTGGACGGCCTCCTCGGCGGGCCGCACCCGCACCGACGGCGCCAGCAGCGTCGCCGTGAGGCCGGCGGCCGCGCCGATGAGCGTCTCCAGGACGCGCGTGGCCGCCCCGGTCTCGCTGGCGGACCCCAGCGCGAAGA
The sequence above is drawn from the Actinomadura hallensis genome and encodes:
- the recD2 gene encoding SF1B family DNA helicase RecD2, giving the protein MPTSPTPRATPPSNTAPPSNTAPSNTPPSHAAQPRLAELECVLERITYANEETGYTVARVATAKSGSDLLTVVGALLGAQVGESLRLTGRWRTHPKYGKQFEAESYTTVLPATVQGIRRYLGSGMIKGIGPVMADRMVEHFGTDILRIIEEEPERLVEVQGLGPKRTKRIAEAWEEQKAIKEVMVFLQGVGVSTSLAVRIYKQYGDRSIDTVRKEPYRLASDVWGIGFKTADTIAQAVGIPHDSPERIKAGLQYTLSEAADDGHCFLPEPNLVTAAEKILGVGRELIVPALDELARDEGVVREPIPGEGEDAATIPAVYLVPFHRAERSLARGLLELLDAPADRLQAFAGVDWDKALPWLKRRTGQALAPEQEEAVKLALTSKVAVLTGGPGCGKSFTVRSVVELAAAKKAKIVLVAPTGRAAKRLAELTGHEAATVHRLLQLQPGGDPKFDQDNPLDADLVVVDECSMVDLILANKLVKAIPRGAHLLLVGDVDQLPSVGAGEVLADLLGAEVIPRVRLTRIFRQAQQSGIVVNAHRVNNGDHPRTHGYPDFFLFPCEDQEEAARLTVDVVANRIPRKFGLDPRRDVQVLTPMHRGAAGSGALNALLQEALTPHDDRRPERRYGGRVFRVGDKVTQLRNNYDKGEAGVFNGTVGVVTSVSLEEQSLTVLTDEDESVEYAFDELDELAHAYSITIHRSQGSEYPAVVIPLTTGAWTMLRRNLLYTGITRAKKLVVLVGSRRALAAAVRTAGAGRRHTALAHRLSR
- a CDS encoding LacI family DNA-binding transcriptional regulator, with product MGQDEEGGRVTLATVADQAGVSVSTVSKVLNGREDVARNTRLRVERLLEHHGYQRGVRAAPDAPLIEIVLHEIESLWTMELIRGVENVAKANDASVVLTESGTRHSPGPEWIGGVLRRRPLGVVLLFSSLAPEHKKRLRARSIPFVIIDPAGDPEPDVPSVGSANWSGGLAATRHLIDQGHRRIAIITGPEDMLCSVARLDGFRSAMSMAGLEVDPSLVAYGDFHVQGGFERAMEMLGRPDRPSAIFAGSDLQALGVLEAARVHGLRVPDDLSVVGYDDVAVAPWASPALTTVHQPLRQMAESATQILLGIRAGEAVATRLELSTSLVVRKSTAPPPPGF
- a CDS encoding FUSC family protein, whose protein sequence is MAPAFLRRRDRAGDARRRRPPIRVPAEARSAAYRIARLTITATLSYVLAETLLPPGGPKPLLSPLTALLVVQFSVYQTIRASILRVGAVTSGVLVAVLAASTIGFSWWTLGLTILAALVVGHLLRLREHVLEAPISAMLIFALGSASETGAATRVLETLIGAAAGLTATLLAPSVRVRPAEEAVQHITEQLRALLQDIADGLRGERAEGEAARWQDAAERLAREIGRIDRDLSAAEESVRLNPRARARRLIDAGVALRNAMETIEHFTLSLRGLTRSLADDDRLGAHGRLLTDPDLRRELGDALAAVAASIAAYGRLARSDIARDARPFRAEQDLEMRVDIARERRARLARRLHERAAAGNPWPLYGEVSMDLDRLIENLRVEHRARAREHWRRHRGATRHLPERPVRVVQQAGHQLRKAAEAAAAAAERNAEESGGPRVRRPRRR